Sequence from the Fusobacterium sp. IOR10 genome:
CTAAATAATAAAAACCTTGATAAAATAACAATAAATTTAATTAATAAAAATATTCATGAACTAAAAGAAAAAACTTTTAATGAAATCTATAATCAAATCAAGAAACAAAATACTTCAGGAAAATTCAAAAGCTTTGATGCAGTTTTATATCAAGCACTAAAAGGGGAATGGATTATAGATTCTAAAATTGAGAAACAAATTGATGTTACAAAAGCATCTAAATCAATTGCTAACTATTGCTTAAGCTATTTAGATGTTAACTGGAATAAGCAACAAATTTACGAGCTGCTAAAAACATCAGCAAATACAACTGAAATTTTTGAAGGAGCTAAAAAAATAATTGATGGTTATTTTGAAAAGGGGGTAGCATGCTAAATTTTGGATCTAATAAAATTGAAAAGAAGAATAAAATTCAAATCATTAAAAGATTACTAGAAAATGGTTATACTCTACAAACTATTGAAAAAGAAAAACTTTTTGATTCTAAAACTTTGTTTGTCTACTTGAAAAACAATGCAAATCAATTTAGAAATATGCACTTCAGGAGGAATTCCAAATGATATTGATAAAAAACAATAAAGGTGGAGTCGGAAAAAGTCTTATTACTTACTGGCTAGCTAAAGGGATATCAGAACTTGGATATAAAACTTTAATTTTAACTTCTGATAATCAAAATAATATACTTTCATATGCTGGATTTGAAGGAGAATATGGAGTTGGATTAGAAGCATGGCTTTCAAAAGGAATTGGAGAATTAATTCATCTTTCTAAAAATTTAGATTATATTCCACTTACTGAATATAAATTAAAAAGAAATTTTGAAGAAAAGTTTAAAAACTTGATAAAAGAATTAAAAACAAAATATGACTACATTTTTGTTGATGGTTCTCCTACACTTGGCGGCGATAAAGTGTTCATTAAAACAGCTTCACAGATTATCATACCCACTTATTTGGATGAGATAACAACCGAGGGTATAGTTAATATACTTAATGTTGTGGATGACATAAAAAAAATAAAAAGTATCATTCCCAATAGGTGTGGAAAATCAAAAATTGAAAAAGAAATTTTTCTAGAATTAAAAGAAATTTCTGATAATGCTGGAATACTTCTTACAGAACCAATTAAACAAAGTTCAATAATAACTAATTTAATTGCCAAGCATAAAAGCATCTGGGATAGTAAAGCTAAACCTACTGAATACATTAGAGCTGAGCTATTAAAGGTTATTGAGGTGATTATAAATGGCAATGAATAAAAGTTTAGCTAAATTAAAAAATAAGCTAGAAACAGAAACTTATAAATCAAATTTTGATTTCGAGAGTTACGAAATAGATCCAGAAACTAAAAACTTCATAATTGAAAAAGAAAAGAATTTATCAAAAAACTTTAGGAAAAATTCAGACTTAATGTTTCAAATATGTAAAGATTTATATGAAGTTTCAATTAAATTAAAAGAAAATAATGTCTTTATGAATTGGTATGAAAGTTGTGGTCTTAGCAAAGATTTGGTCAGTTGCTTTATGAAAAGATATCGGTTGTATATTGAGTTCCAAGATAACAAAGACTATATTTCTTCTCTATCTGATCTGGCCGTTAAATATCTAACAAATAAAAATGTTACTTATGATGATAGAATTCAAGTAATTGAAAATAAAATAAAGAATGCTGAAGAAATAAAAGAAACTCTTTTACCTGGTGAGCTTAAAAATCAAAAAGAATTTTCACATAAAAGAGAATTTAATTATTTTGATTTTAAGAATATTGAAAAAATCAAAAAGAAAATATTAATTGCAGAACCAGTAGAAATTAATAAAATAAAAAATGATATAAAAACAATGAAAAAAGAAATGTTGGAACTTGAAAATTTACTTAAAGAAAAAGAAAATACTTTATCAAATGAAAACAATATTTCTTTATTTGAAAAAAACTAGAAAAGG
This genomic interval carries:
- a CDS encoding ParA family protein; amino-acid sequence: MILIKNNKGGVGKSLITYWLAKGISELGYKTLILTSDNQNNILSYAGFEGEYGVGLEAWLSKGIGELIHLSKNLDYIPLTEYKLKRNFEEKFKNLIKELKTKYDYIFVDGSPTLGGDKVFIKTASQIIIPTYLDEITTEGIVNILNVVDDIKKIKSIIPNRCGKSKIEKEIFLELKEISDNAGILLTEPIKQSSIITNLIAKHKSIWDSKAKPTEYIRAELLKVIEVIINGNE